In the Staphylococcus condimenti genome, one interval contains:
- the hutH gene encoding histidine ammonia-lyase, whose amino-acid sequence MTLELNGASLSIEDIKNFLHQQDQVAISSDALERVKKSRAIVEDIIKNKETIYGITTGFGLFSDVLIDPDQYNQLQVNLIRSHACGTGDPFSHDVALVMMILRLNTMLKGHSGVTTELVDQLIYFINHRIIPIIPQQGSLGASGDLAPLSHLALALIGEGKVYYQQEERESSEVLEELGRKPLQLSAKEGLALINGTQAMTAQGVINWIEAESLAYQSEWIASLTHQALNGITDAYRPEVHDVRNFPEQSAVADRMLYWLEDSNLTTHQGEIRVQDAYTLRCIPQVHGASFETLNFVKKQLEREMNAANDNPLIFHEDDETLVISGGNFHGQPVAYALDFLKVAVSELGNIAERRLERLVNPQLNGDLPAFLSPEPGLQSGAMIMQYAAASLVSENKTLAHPASVDSIPSSANQEDHVSMGTIASRHGYQIVDNTRRVLAIELIIALQAVELKGIDKLSPRSREKYETLRNITPSITEDRQFHKDITKVARYLQQTAYTKIECK is encoded by the coding sequence TTGACATTAGAATTAAACGGAGCGTCGCTCTCAATTGAAGACATAAAAAATTTTTTACATCAGCAAGATCAAGTTGCAATCTCATCTGATGCACTAGAGCGTGTTAAGAAGAGTCGTGCGATTGTAGAAGATATTATTAAAAATAAAGAAACAATCTATGGTATTACTACAGGATTTGGTTTATTCAGTGATGTCTTGATTGATCCAGACCAATATAATCAGCTGCAAGTGAATTTGATTCGTTCTCATGCTTGCGGGACAGGTGACCCATTCTCGCATGACGTTGCACTTGTGATGATGATATTACGTTTAAATACAATGTTAAAAGGCCATTCAGGTGTGACTACTGAATTGGTAGATCAATTGATTTATTTCATCAATCATCGTATTATCCCAATTATTCCGCAGCAAGGTTCATTAGGAGCATCAGGAGATTTAGCACCGCTTTCTCATCTTGCTTTAGCATTAATTGGTGAAGGTAAAGTATATTACCAACAAGAAGAACGTGAAAGCAGCGAAGTACTTGAAGAATTAGGACGTAAGCCGCTGCAATTATCTGCTAAAGAAGGATTAGCGTTAATCAACGGTACACAAGCCATGACAGCACAAGGTGTCATTAATTGGATTGAAGCGGAATCATTAGCTTATCAATCTGAATGGATTGCTTCATTGACACACCAAGCATTAAACGGTATTACAGATGCCTATCGTCCTGAAGTGCATGATGTACGCAACTTCCCAGAACAAAGCGCAGTAGCTGACCGTATGTTGTATTGGTTGGAAGATTCTAATTTAACGACACATCAAGGAGAAATCCGTGTTCAAGACGCTTATACATTACGTTGTATTCCACAAGTGCATGGTGCAAGCTTTGAAACTTTAAACTTTGTGAAAAAACAATTAGAACGTGAAATGAATGCAGCAAATGATAATCCGCTTATTTTCCATGAAGACGATGAAACACTTGTCATTTCAGGTGGAAACTTCCATGGACAACCTGTAGCTTATGCCTTAGATTTCTTAAAAGTAGCAGTCAGTGAATTAGGCAATATTGCAGAACGCCGTCTTGAACGTTTAGTCAATCCGCAGCTTAACGGAGACTTACCTGCATTCTTAAGTCCAGAACCTGGTCTGCAAAGTGGGGCGATGATTATGCAATATGCAGCAGCAAGTCTTGTGTCTGAGAATAAGACATTAGCTCATCCGGCAAGTGTAGATTCTATCCCATCTTCTGCAAATCAAGAAGATCATGTGTCTATGGGAACAATTGCTTCACGTCACGGTTATCAAATTGTGGATAACACAAGACGTGTATTAGCGATTGAATTAATCATTGCGTTGCAAGCCGTAGAGTTGAAAGGGATTGATAAATTATCGCCGCGTTCTCGTGAAAAATATGAGACATTACGCAATATCACGCCTTCTATTACAGAAGATCGTCAGTTCCATAAAGACATTACAAAAGTGGCTCGATACTTACAGCAAACGGCTTATACAAAGATTGAATGTAAATAA
- the serS gene encoding serine--tRNA ligase — translation MLDIKLFRNEPDYLKGKVKLRGMDPKVVDEVLELDGKRRELIGKAEEMKAERNRVSNEIAEKKRNKENADDVIVEMRKLGDDIKEVDTELNEVDEKLNYRLSTIPNVMHDDVPEGDSDEENIEVKKWGTPRKFDFEAKAHWDLVEELGMANFDRAARVSGARFVFLTNEGAQLERALMNYMLTKHTTQHGYTEMMVPQLVNANSMYGTGQLPKFEEDLFKVEKEGLYMIPTAEVPLTNYYREEVLSADQLPGKFTAQSACFRSEAGSAGRDTRGLIRLHQFDKVELVRFEKPEDSWDALEQLTSNAEAILEELELPYRRVILCTGDLGFSSSKTYDLEVWLPSYDEYKEISSCSNMTDFQARRANIRFKRDKDAKPELVHTLNGSGLAVGRTFAAIVENYQNADGSITIPEALVPFMGGKTKIGPATK, via the coding sequence ATGTTAGATATCAAATTATTCAGAAACGAACCGGACTACTTAAAAGGAAAAGTTAAATTACGTGGTATGGATCCAAAAGTAGTAGACGAAGTTTTAGAACTAGACGGCAAACGCCGTGAGTTAATCGGTAAAGCAGAAGAAATGAAAGCTGAAAGAAACAGAGTCAGCAATGAAATTGCTGAGAAAAAACGCAACAAAGAAAATGCAGATGATGTAATCGTTGAAATGAGAAAATTAGGCGATGACATTAAAGAAGTAGACACTGAATTAAATGAAGTAGATGAAAAATTAAATTATAGATTATCTACAATTCCTAACGTTATGCATGATGATGTGCCTGAAGGTGACTCTGATGAAGAAAACATCGAAGTTAAAAAATGGGGTACACCTCGCAAATTCGATTTCGAAGCTAAAGCACATTGGGATTTAGTTGAAGAATTAGGAATGGCAAACTTTGACCGTGCTGCACGTGTTTCAGGTGCACGTTTCGTATTCTTAACTAATGAAGGTGCACAATTAGAACGTGCATTAATGAACTACATGCTGACTAAACATACAACACAACATGGCTACACTGAAATGATGGTACCGCAATTAGTGAATGCTAATTCTATGTATGGTACAGGTCAATTACCTAAGTTTGAAGAAGACTTGTTCAAAGTGGAAAAAGAAGGATTGTACATGATTCCTACAGCAGAAGTTCCACTTACTAACTACTACCGCGAAGAAGTCTTGTCTGCAGATCAATTGCCAGGCAAGTTCACTGCACAGTCAGCTTGCTTCAGAAGTGAAGCGGGTTCTGCCGGACGTGATACACGTGGTTTAATCCGTTTACACCAATTCGATAAAGTTGAGTTGGTACGTTTTGAAAAACCTGAAGATTCTTGGGATGCATTAGAACAATTAACAAGCAACGCAGAAGCAATTCTTGAAGAACTTGAATTACCATATCGCCGCGTTATTCTTTGTACTGGCGACCTTGGGTTCAGTTCAAGTAAAACTTATGACTTAGAAGTTTGGCTTCCAAGTTATGATGAATACAAAGAAATCAGCTCATGTTCTAACATGACAGATTTCCAAGCACGCCGTGCAAATATCCGATTCAAACGTGATAAAGATGCTAAACCAGAATTAGTTCATACTTTGAACGGAAGCGGTTTGGCAGTCGGACGTACATTCGCGGCGATTGTTGAGAACTACCAAAATGCTGATGGTTCAATTACAATTCCTGAAGCATTAGTTCCGTTCATGGGCGGAAAAACTAAAATCGGCCCAGCAACAAAATAA
- a CDS encoding DUF2232 domain-containing protein, whose protein sequence is MGVANLFAKIDFKATFLATLALIVVAAVTYFLPFAGLLLFFVATVPGIVLWHKSRMSFGISALITVVLVVFFGSEGLLSYIIFVLLLSLIVGQLLKERTSKERILYIATTYMSILTLGAFMMLQVFKRIPNTQVLVKPSKDQLYDMMAMSGLDSASRGVLEEGFRQMAVQLPSYIIIVIFFLILINLIVTFPILRKFKIATPVFRPLFAWQFNRVLAYIYFIVLLCVMFATQPGTFQSIVLNMQVILSFVMFIQGLSVIAFFAKVKRLPPGVGILLMVLGFLLTPVLPVIGLLGVVDLCFNLKRFIKK, encoded by the coding sequence ATAGGAGTGGCGAATTTGTTTGCAAAAATAGACTTTAAGGCGACGTTTCTAGCAACATTAGCACTCATTGTTGTTGCTGCAGTCACCTATTTCCTGCCGTTTGCTGGACTGTTACTGTTCTTTGTTGCGACAGTACCTGGGATTGTTCTTTGGCATAAGTCCCGCATGTCATTCGGCATAAGCGCACTCATTACAGTTGTTTTAGTAGTATTTTTTGGAAGTGAAGGGCTTCTGAGCTACATTATTTTTGTCTTATTATTAAGTTTAATTGTAGGTCAGTTATTAAAAGAACGTACTTCTAAAGAACGCATACTTTATATCGCAACTACATATATGAGTATTTTAACGTTAGGCGCGTTTATGATGCTGCAAGTATTCAAGCGTATTCCGAATACACAAGTACTCGTTAAACCGTCTAAAGATCAATTGTACGATATGATGGCTATGAGTGGTTTAGACTCAGCTTCACGCGGTGTTTTAGAAGAGGGTTTCCGTCAAATGGCTGTCCAATTACCAAGTTACATCATTATCGTAATTTTCTTCTTGATTTTGATTAATTTGATTGTAACATTTCCGATTTTACGTAAATTCAAGATTGCAACACCTGTATTCAGACCGTTATTCGCTTGGCAATTTAATCGTGTTTTAGCATATATTTACTTTATCGTTCTATTGTGTGTGATGTTTGCAACACAACCTGGAACTTTCCAAAGTATTGTGTTGAATATGCAAGTGATTCTTTCATTCGTAATGTTTATTCAAGGTTTAAGCGTGATTGCGTTCTTTGCGAAAGTTAAACGTCTGCCTCCAGGTGTAGGTATTCTATTAATGGTATTAGGATTTTTATTGACACCTGTTTTACCTGTCATAGGACTATTAGGTGTCGTTGATTTATGTTTCAACTTAAAACGATTTATCAAAAAATGA
- a CDS encoding DHH family phosphoesterase — MNRQSTKKALMIPFLLMVLTAIAIVVVWFVFNQLIAGIASAVLLVMIFISAFALRNAFLRLDNYVDDLSGQISSGNSIAIKSLPIGVIVLDENEDVEWMNHFMSDRLDRNVISDPINEVYPNILKQLEKTQEIEITDGSYHYRVRYSEEEHVLYFFDITEEVHTTELYEDSKPIIATLFLDNYDEITQNMNDTQRSEINSMVTRVISRWASEYDIFFKRYSSDQFVAYLNQRILSQLEDSNFDILKHLREKSVGYRAQLTLSIGVGEGSENLIDLGELSQSGLDLALGRGGDQVAIKHINGNVRFYGGKTDPMEKRTRVRARVISHALKDILMEGDKVIIMGHKRPDLDAIGAAIGVSRFAMMNNLDAYIVLNDEDIDPTLRRVMDEIDKKPELKDRFLTSDEAWDMMTSKTTLVIVDTHKPEMVLDENILNKANRKVVIDHHRRGESFISHPLLVYMEPYASSTAELVTELLEYQPTEQRLTRLESTIMYAGIIVDTRNFTLRTGSRTFDAASYLRAHGADTILTQHFLKDDIDTYINRSELIRTVKLQDHGIAIAHGSNDKIYHPVTVAQAADELLSLDGVEASYVVARREDDLVGISARSLGSVNVQLTMEALGGGGHLTNAATQIKGVSVEEAVKQLQQAIDEQMSRSEEA, encoded by the coding sequence ATGAATCGTCAATCCACTAAGAAAGCACTGATGATTCCCTTTTTATTAATGGTGTTAACTGCGATTGCAATTGTTGTAGTCTGGTTTGTCTTTAATCAGCTTATTGCAGGTATCGCATCAGCAGTTTTACTCGTAATGATTTTTATCAGTGCATTTGCACTGCGCAATGCATTCTTACGTTTGGATAATTATGTAGATGATTTAAGCGGACAGATATCATCAGGCAACAGTATCGCAATTAAAAGCTTGCCTATTGGTGTAATTGTCCTAGATGAAAACGAGGATGTAGAATGGATGAACCATTTCATGTCTGATCGATTAGATCGCAATGTTATCTCAGATCCGATAAATGAAGTGTATCCCAACATTCTGAAACAATTAGAGAAAACACAAGAAATTGAAATTACAGATGGCAGTTACCATTATCGTGTCCGTTATTCAGAAGAAGAACATGTACTTTATTTCTTCGACATTACTGAAGAAGTGCATACGACTGAATTATATGAAGACTCTAAACCGATAATTGCGACACTGTTCTTAGATAACTACGATGAAATTACACAAAACATGAATGATACACAACGTTCTGAAATCAACTCTATGGTAACGCGTGTGATTAGCCGTTGGGCCTCTGAGTATGATATCTTCTTTAAACGTTATAGTTCAGATCAATTCGTAGCTTACTTGAATCAACGTATTTTGTCTCAACTAGAAGATTCTAATTTTGATATCTTAAAACATCTGCGTGAAAAAAGTGTTGGGTATCGTGCCCAGTTAACACTGAGTATCGGTGTAGGTGAAGGGTCAGAGAACTTGATTGATTTAGGTGAGTTATCTCAATCTGGTCTTGATCTTGCATTAGGACGCGGCGGTGACCAAGTTGCAATTAAACATATTAATGGTAACGTTCGCTTCTATGGTGGTAAGACTGACCCGATGGAAAAAAGAACGCGTGTACGTGCTCGTGTTATCTCTCACGCTTTAAAAGATATCTTAATGGAAGGCGACAAAGTAATCATCATGGGTCATAAACGTCCTGACTTGGATGCAATTGGTGCAGCCATCGGGGTTTCACGTTTTGCGATGATGAATAATTTAGATGCTTATATCGTCTTGAATGATGAAGATATCGATCCGACATTACGTCGCGTGATGGATGAAATCGATAAGAAACCAGAATTGAAAGATCGATTCTTAACATCGGATGAAGCATGGGATATGATGACATCCAAAACAACATTAGTTATTGTAGATACACATAAACCAGAGATGGTGTTAGATGAAAATATTTTAAATAAAGCAAACCGCAAAGTGGTAATTGATCACCATCGTCGTGGTGAAAGCTTTATCTCCCATCCGCTCTTGGTATACATGGAACCTTATGCCAGCTCTACAGCAGAATTGGTAACAGAGTTGCTTGAATATCAACCGACAGAGCAACGTTTAACAAGACTTGAATCAACGATTATGTATGCGGGTATTATTGTAGATACAAGGAACTTTACATTACGTACAGGTTCAAGAACATTTGATGCGGCAAGTTACTTGCGTGCACACGGTGCAGATACAATTCTGACACAACACTTCTTGAAAGATGATATTGATACGTATATCAACCGTTCAGAATTAATCCGCACAGTGAAATTACAAGATCACGGTATTGCCATTGCACATGGTTCAAATGATAAAATCTACCATCCTGTAACAGTTGCACAAGCAGCAGATGAATTGTTAAGTTTAGATGGTGTGGAAGCTTCTTACGTTGTAGCACGAAGAGAAGATGACTTAGTTGGTATTTCTGCTCGTTCGCTTGGTTCTGTTAACGTTCAGTTAACAATGGAAGCATTAGGCGGCGGCGGTCATTTAACTAATGCTGCAACTCAAATTAAAGGTGTATCAGTAGAAGAAGCAGTTAAACAATTACAACAAGCGATAGATGAACAAATGAGTAGGAGTGAAGAAGCATGA
- the rplI gene encoding 50S ribosomal protein L9, with the protein MKVIFTQDVKGKGKKGEVKDVPVGYANNFLFKKNVAVEATPGNLKQLQQQNRRAEQEREQEIEDAKALKKKLEDIEVEVTAKSGEGGKLFGSVSTKQIAQALQKQHDIKIDKRKMDLPNGIHALGYTNVPVKLDKEVDGTIRVHTVEQ; encoded by the coding sequence ATGAAAGTAATTTTTACACAAGATGTTAAAGGTAAAGGCAAAAAAGGCGAAGTTAAAGACGTACCAGTAGGTTATGCAAATAACTTCTTATTCAAGAAAAATGTTGCAGTTGAAGCAACTCCAGGTAATTTAAAACAATTACAACAACAAAACAGACGCGCTGAACAAGAAAGAGAACAAGAAATCGAAGATGCAAAAGCATTGAAGAAAAAATTAGAAGATATCGAAGTTGAAGTAACAGCTAAATCAGGCGAAGGCGGCAAACTTTTCGGTTCTGTCAGCACTAAACAAATCGCACAAGCATTACAAAAACAACACGATATCAAAATTGATAAACGTAAAATGGACTTGCCGAACGGTATTCATGCGTTAGGTTATACAAATGTACCCGTTAAATTAGATAAAGAAGTCGATGGTACAATTCGCGTCCATACTGTAGAACAATAA
- the dnaB gene encoding replicative DNA helicase, with protein sequence MDGMYEQNQMPHNNEAEQSVLGAIIIDPQLIGETQGVLLPESFYRGAHQHIFRAMMHLSEENSDIDVVTLMDQLTSEGTLSEAGGPQYLAELANKVPTTRNIEYYREIVYKLAAKRNLIRVADQIAKDGYDTELELDDILSDAERKILELSATRESEGFKDIRDVLGQVYENAEELDQNSGQTPGIPTGYRDLDQMTAGFNRNDLIILAARPSVGKTAFALNIAQKVATNEGNYTVGIFSLEMGADQLATRMICSSGNVDSNRLRTGTMTEEDWNRFTVAVGKLSRTKIFIDDTPGIRITDLRSKCRRLKQEHGLDMIVIDYLQLIMGSGSRMSDNRQQEVSEISRTLKAIARELECPVIALSQLSRGVEQRQDKRPMMSDIRESGSIEQDADIVAFLYRDDYYNREGDEEDDDGGMEPVTNDDNGEIEVIIAKQRNGPTGTVKLHFMKQYNKFTDIDYAHADMM encoded by the coding sequence ATGGATGGAATGTACGAACAAAACCAAATGCCGCATAACAATGAGGCTGAACAATCTGTCTTAGGTGCCATTATTATTGATCCGCAGCTCATCGGGGAAACTCAGGGAGTCTTACTTCCTGAGTCCTTTTATAGAGGCGCTCACCAACACATTTTCCGTGCGATGATGCACCTCTCTGAGGAAAATAGTGATATTGATGTCGTTACCTTGATGGATCAGCTGACATCAGAAGGAACATTAAGTGAAGCGGGCGGACCGCAGTACTTGGCGGAGCTAGCCAATAAAGTACCGACGACCCGCAATATTGAATATTATCGAGAAATCGTCTATAAGCTTGCGGCAAAACGTAACTTGATTCGTGTTGCCGATCAAATCGCAAAAGATGGTTATGATACAGAGCTTGAATTAGATGATATTTTAAGTGATGCAGAGAGAAAAATTTTAGAACTGTCTGCTACAAGAGAATCTGAAGGATTCAAAGATATCAGAGATGTCTTAGGACAGGTTTATGAGAATGCCGAAGAACTCGACCAAAATAGCGGTCAGACACCAGGTATTCCAACTGGATATCGAGATTTAGACCAAATGACAGCGGGCTTTAACCGAAATGATTTAATCATTTTAGCAGCCCGTCCGTCAGTAGGTAAGACTGCCTTCGCATTAAATATCGCGCAAAAAGTTGCGACGAACGAAGGAAATTATACGGTAGGCATCTTCTCTTTAGAGATGGGTGCTGACCAACTCGCAACACGTATGATTTGTAGTTCAGGCAATGTTGATTCTAACCGATTACGTACAGGTACAATGACTGAAGAAGACTGGAATCGTTTTACAGTTGCGGTCGGTAAGTTATCAAGAACGAAAATCTTTATTGATGATACACCAGGTATCCGTATTACAGATTTACGTTCAAAATGCCGTCGTTTAAAACAAGAACACGGTTTAGATATGATCGTTATCGACTATTTGCAATTGATTATGGGAAGCGGTTCTCGTATGTCAGACAACCGTCAACAAGAAGTATCTGAGATTTCCAGAACACTTAAAGCCATCGCACGTGAACTGGAATGTCCAGTTATCGCATTGAGTCAGTTATCTCGTGGTGTTGAACAACGACAAGATAAACGTCCGATGATGAGTGATATTCGTGAATCCGGGTCAATTGAACAAGATGCTGATATTGTCGCTTTCTTATATCGTGATGATTATTATAATCGTGAAGGTGATGAAGAAGATGATGACGGCGGTATGGAACCTGTCACAAATGATGATAACGGTGAAATCGAAGTCATTATTGCTAAGCAGCGTAACGGCCCGACAGGAACTGTGAAACTGCACTTCATGAAACAATATAATAAATTTACAGATATCGATTATGCACATGCAGATATGATGTAG
- a CDS encoding adenylosuccinate synthase, whose translation MSSIVVVGTQWGDEGKGKITDFLAEQADVITRFSGGNNAGHTIKFGGETYKLHLVPSGIFYQDKLSVIGNGVVVDPVALLKELDALNERGIPTNNLRISNRAQVILPYHLLQDEYEERLRGDNKIGTTKKGIGPAYVDKAQRIGIRMADLLDKETFEKLLKSNLEYKSAYFKGMFNEEAPAFEDIFEEYYAAGQRLKDYVTDTPKILDDALAADERVLFEGAQGVMLDIDHGTYPFVTSSNPIAGNVTVGGGVGPTAVSKVIGVCKAYTSRVGDGPFPTELFDEDGHHIREVGREYGTTTGRPRRVGWFDSVVLRHARRVSGITDLSINSIDVLTGLDTVKICVAYELDGKEITEYPANLNDLKRCKPIYEELPGWTEDITSVQSLEALPENARHYLERISELSGVDISIFSVGPDRTQTNMLKPLWS comes from the coding sequence ATGTCATCAATCGTAGTTGTTGGGACACAATGGGGAGACGAAGGTAAAGGTAAAATTACAGACTTTTTAGCAGAACAAGCAGACGTGATTACACGTTTTTCAGGCGGTAATAACGCTGGCCATACAATCAAATTCGGCGGCGAAACTTACAAATTGCACTTAGTACCATCAGGCATTTTTTATCAAGATAAACTTTCAGTGATTGGTAACGGTGTAGTTGTAGATCCTGTTGCTTTATTGAAAGAGTTGGACGCTTTAAACGAACGCGGTATTCCAACAAATAATTTGCGCATTTCAAATCGTGCTCAAGTTATTTTGCCTTACCACTTATTGCAAGATGAGTATGAAGAACGTCTTCGCGGCGACAACAAAATCGGTACAACTAAGAAAGGTATCGGCCCAGCATACGTTGATAAAGCACAAAGAATCGGAATCCGTATGGCGGATTTATTAGACAAAGAAACTTTTGAAAAATTATTGAAATCAAATCTTGAATATAAATCAGCATACTTTAAAGGTATGTTTAATGAAGAAGCACCTGCTTTTGAAGATATTTTTGAAGAATATTATGCAGCAGGTCAACGTTTGAAAGACTATGTAACAGACACACCTAAAATTTTAGATGATGCTTTAGCAGCTGACGAACGTGTATTATTTGAAGGTGCACAAGGTGTAATGCTTGATATCGACCACGGTACATACCCATTCGTAACATCAAGCAACCCGATTGCTGGTAATGTAACTGTCGGAGGCGGTGTAGGTCCGACTGCAGTTTCTAAAGTTATTGGTGTATGTAAAGCTTATACTTCACGTGTAGGAGATGGTCCATTCCCTACTGAATTATTTGATGAAGATGGTCACCACATCCGTGAAGTCGGCCGTGAATATGGTACAACTACAGGACGTCCTCGTCGTGTCGGCTGGTTCGACTCAGTTGTATTACGTCATGCACGTCGTGTGAGCGGTATTACAGACTTATCTATCAACTCTATTGATGTTTTAACTGGTTTAGATACAGTGAAAATCTGTGTAGCTTATGAGTTGGATGGAAAAGAAATCACTGAATATCCAGCGAACTTAAACGACTTGAAACGTTGCAAACCAATTTATGAAGAATTACCTGGATGGACTGAAGATATTACAAGTGTTCAATCTTTAGAAGCTCTTCCAGAAAATGCACGTCATTATTTAGAACGTATTTCTGAGCTTTCTGGTGTAGATATTTCAATCTTCTCAGTAGGTCCAGACCGTACACAAACAAATATGTTAAAACCTTTATGGTCTTAA
- a CDS encoding YitT family protein, producing the protein MTRKRKKLSLTQIVIRILFLTIGAMLTATGLELFLVPNKLLDGGIVGVSIILSHLTGWSLGLFIFLLNLPFFFLGYKQIGKTFAISTLYAITILSVGTTLLHPVPAVVKEPLLITIFGGAIVGIGVGLVIRAGGTMDGTEIMSILLNNKVPFSVGEIVMIFNFFIFAVAGFIFTWESAMYSFVAYFIAFKMIDLILVGLDESKAVWIISDDYKEIGEAINDRLGRGVTYLNAEGAYTGEPRKVVFCVITRVEEAKLKEVVMKIDPNAFLSFGNVSEVRGGHHRKKDIH; encoded by the coding sequence ATAACAAGAAAAAGAAAAAAATTATCACTCACACAAATTGTTATACGTATTTTATTTTTAACAATAGGCGCAATGCTTACCGCAACGGGTCTAGAACTCTTTTTAGTACCGAATAAACTGCTTGATGGCGGCATTGTCGGTGTCTCGATTATTTTATCCCACTTAACTGGATGGTCTCTCGGTCTATTTATTTTCTTACTTAATTTACCGTTCTTCTTTTTAGGATATAAACAAATAGGTAAAACATTCGCGATTTCTACTTTATATGCCATTACGATTTTATCAGTCGGTACAACACTTTTACATCCTGTTCCTGCAGTTGTTAAGGAACCGCTTCTCATTACCATCTTCGGCGGTGCGATTGTCGGCATTGGTGTAGGTCTCGTAATACGTGCAGGAGGCACAATGGATGGTACTGAGATCATGTCTATCCTCTTGAACAATAAAGTTCCTTTTTCCGTAGGTGAAATTGTGATGATCTTCAACTTCTTCATCTTTGCGGTTGCAGGCTTTATCTTTACATGGGAAAGTGCGATGTATAGCTTTGTAGCTTATTTTATCGCCTTCAAGATGATTGATTTGATACTCGTAGGTCTCGATGAGTCGAAAGCAGTATGGATTATCAGCGATGATTATAAAGAAATCGGAGAAGCTATCAACGACCGTTTAGGACGTGGTGTGACGTATTTAAATGCTGAAGGCGCTTATACAGGCGAACCGCGTAAAGTCGTGTTCTGTGTCATTACACGTGTCGAAGAAGCTAAATTAAAAGAGGTTGTAATGAAGATTGATCCGAATGCGTTCTTATCCTTCGGTAACGTATCTGAGGTACGTGGCGGTCATCATCGTAAGAAAGATATTCACTAA
- the yycF gene encoding response regulator YycF, with amino-acid sequence MARKVVVVDDEKPIADILEFNLKKEGYEVFCAYDGNDAIDLIYEEEPDIVLLDIMLPGRDGMEVCREVRKKYEMPIIMLTAKDSEIDKVLGLELGADDYVTKPFSTRELIARVKANLRRRYTQPAQEADNAPNEITIKDIVIYPDAYSIKKRGKDIELTHREFELFHYLANHMGQVMTREHLLQTVWGYDYFGDVRTVDVTIRRLREKIEDDPSHPEYIVTRRGVGYFLQQHD; translated from the coding sequence ATGGCGAGAAAAGTAGTTGTAGTAGACGATGAAAAACCTATTGCTGATATTCTAGAATTTAACTTGAAAAAAGAAGGTTACGAGGTCTTTTGTGCTTACGATGGTAATGATGCAATCGACTTAATTTACGAAGAAGAACCAGATATCGTACTTTTAGATATTATGCTTCCAGGACGTGACGGCATGGAGGTTTGTCGTGAAGTTCGTAAGAAATATGAAATGCCGATTATTATGTTAACAGCAAAAGACTCTGAAATTGATAAAGTATTAGGACTTGAATTAGGTGCAGATGACTATGTCACAAAACCATTCAGCACACGTGAATTGATTGCACGTGTAAAAGCCAACTTGCGTCGTCGTTATACACAACCGGCACAAGAAGCAGATAACGCACCAAATGAAATTACAATTAAAGATATCGTAATTTACCCAGATGCTTATTCTATTAAAAAACGCGGTAAAGATATCGAACTTACACACCGTGAATTTGAATTATTCCATTATTTAGCAAATCATATGGGACAAGTAATGACACGCGAACACTTATTACAGACTGTTTGGGGTTATGATTACTTCGGCGACGTACGTACAGTCGATGTAACAATCAGACGTTTAAGAGAGAAAATTGAAGATGATCCGTCTCACCCAGAATACATTGTGACACGTCGCGGCGTTGGATACTTCCTTCAACAGCACGACTGA